From Poecile atricapillus isolate bPoeAtr1 chromosome Z, bPoeAtr1.hap1, whole genome shotgun sequence, one genomic window encodes:
- the NMRK1 gene encoding nicotinamide riboside kinase 1 isoform X1, translating into MCERCHGFVLCLKSQTDPSKKEELRRKQSMKVLVIGLGGVTNGGKTTLAEKLKNMLPNCGIISQDDFFKPESEVETDERGFKLYDVLDALYMDEMVASIHSWMKSPASSGLVAEETQDTCDNLKNVYILIVEGFLLYNYEPLNKLWNRRYFLTLPYEECKRRRSTRVYQPADTPGYFDGHVWPMYLKYKNELEENATMQVDYLDGTKSQEELLSYVYSDIIQELNKLREEN; encoded by the exons ATGTGCGAGCGTTGTCATGGGTTTGTGCTCTGTTTAAAGAGCCAAACTGACCCAAG TAAAAAGGAAGAACTGAGGAGAAAACAAAGTATGAAAGTATTGGTTATTGGCCTTGGGGG TGTAACAAATGGAGGGAAAACTACACTAGCAGAAAAACTTAAGAACATGCTTCCCAACTGTGGTATAATCTCTCAAGATGACTTCTTTAAG ccAGAGTCTGAAGTAGAAACAGATGAACGTGGATTTAAGCTGTATGATG TACTTGATGCCCTCTATATGGATGAAATGGTGGCAAGTATTCACAGTTGGATGAAAAGCCCAGCAAGCTCAGGTTTGGTGGCAGAAGAGACACAGGATACATGTGACAATCTGAAGAATGTTTATATTTTGATTGTTGAAGGCTTTCTCCTTTACAATTATGA GCCACTTAATAAACTGTGGAATAGAAGATATTTTTTGACCCTTCCTTATGAAGAGTGCAAAAGGAGAAGGAG CACCAGAGTCTATCAGCCAGCAGATACACCAGGGTACTTCGATGGACATGTGTGGCCTAtgtatttgaaatataaaaatgaattgGAAGAGAATGCAACTATGCAAGTTG attATTTAGATGGAACAAAATCTCAAGAGGAGCTTTTATCCTATGTGTATAGTGATATAATACAGGAATTAAACAAGCTGAGGGAAGAAA attaG
- the NMRK1 gene encoding nicotinamide riboside kinase 1 isoform X2, which produces MKVLVIGLGGVTNGGKTTLAEKLKNMLPNCGIISQDDFFKPESEVETDERGFKLYDVLDALYMDEMVASIHSWMKSPASSGLVAEETQDTCDNLKNVYILIVEGFLLYNYEPLNKLWNRRYFLTLPYEECKRRRSTRVYQPADTPGYFDGHVWPMYLKYKNELEENATMQVDYLDGTKSQEELLSYVYSDIIQELNKLREEN; this is translated from the exons ATGAAAGTATTGGTTATTGGCCTTGGGGG TGTAACAAATGGAGGGAAAACTACACTAGCAGAAAAACTTAAGAACATGCTTCCCAACTGTGGTATAATCTCTCAAGATGACTTCTTTAAG ccAGAGTCTGAAGTAGAAACAGATGAACGTGGATTTAAGCTGTATGATG TACTTGATGCCCTCTATATGGATGAAATGGTGGCAAGTATTCACAGTTGGATGAAAAGCCCAGCAAGCTCAGGTTTGGTGGCAGAAGAGACACAGGATACATGTGACAATCTGAAGAATGTTTATATTTTGATTGTTGAAGGCTTTCTCCTTTACAATTATGA GCCACTTAATAAACTGTGGAATAGAAGATATTTTTTGACCCTTCCTTATGAAGAGTGCAAAAGGAGAAGGAG CACCAGAGTCTATCAGCCAGCAGATACACCAGGGTACTTCGATGGACATGTGTGGCCTAtgtatttgaaatataaaaatgaattgGAAGAGAATGCAACTATGCAAGTTG attATTTAGATGGAACAAAATCTCAAGAGGAGCTTTTATCCTATGTGTATAGTGATATAATACAGGAATTAAACAAGCTGAGGGAAGAAA attaG
- the CARNMT1 gene encoding carnosine N-methyltransferase gives MSATCAVSRKAPLPRPRSQGEREPPAKVMRRGLRRGREEEREQLPWPGESASGMGAEAEAERAAPLSDERRRRQPLEPRALTTASARAVEEEERLEREHFRRIINAFRYYGTNMHERVNRTERQFKSLPANQQSLLPQFLPHLDKIRKCIDHNQEILQTIVNDCVHMFENKEYGEDGSGKITPASTFDMDKLKSTLKQFVRDWSEEGKSERDSCYQPIISEIIKNFPKERWDFSKVNILVPGAGLGRLAWEIAMLGYACQGNEWSLFMLFSSNFVLNRCSQINSCKLYPWIHQFSNNRRSADQIRPIYFPDVDPHSLPSGSNFSMTAGDFQEIYSECNTWDCVATCFFIDTAHNVIDYIDTIWKILKPGGIWINVGPLLYHFENLGNELSIELSYEDIKNVILQYGFHIEVEKESVLSTYTVNELSMMKYYYECVLFVVRKPEK, from the exons ATGTCGGCCACGTGCGCCGTGTCCCGGAAAGCGCCGCTGCCAAGGCCTCGTTCCCAGGGCGAGAGGGAGCCGCCCGCCAAGGTGATGCGCAGGGGGCTGCGGCGAGGCCGCGAGGAGGAGCGGGAGCAGCTGCCGTGGCCGGGAGAGAGCGCGAGCGGCATGGGAGCGGAGGCCGAGGCGGAGCGGGCGGCACCGCTGAGCGACGAGCGGCGGAGGCGGCAGCCTCTAGAACCCAGGGCGCTGACGACGGCGTCGGCCAGGgcggtggaggaggaggaacgTCTGGAGCGGGAGCACTTTCGGAGGATCATCAACGCTTTCCGATATTACGG AACGAATATGCATGAACGAGTGAACAGAACAGAGAGGCAGTTTAAGTCTCTCCCAGCTAACCAACAGAGTCTTCTTCCTCAATTTCTTCCTCACCTTGACAAGATTCGGAAGTGCATTGATCATAATCAAGAAATACTACAAACCATTGTGAATGACTGTGTTCATATGTTTGAAAATAAGGAATATGGAGAAGAT GGAAGCGGGAAGATTACACCAGCTTCAACATTTGACATGGATAAATTAAAGTCCACATTGAAACAATTTGTGAGAGACTGGAGTGAAGAGGGAAAATCTGAGAGGGATTCCTGCTACCAGCCAATTATTAGTGAAATTATAAAGAACTTTCCAAAAGAAAGATG GGATTTCTCCAAAGTTAATATCCTGGTACCTGGTGCTGGGCTAGGTAGATTGGCGTGGGAAATAGCTATGCTCGGTTATGCTTGCCAAGGAAATGAATGGAGCCTCTTTATGCTCTTTTCTTCTAACTTTGTACTCAACAG ATGCTCTCAAATTAATTCATGTAAGCTTTATCCCTGGATTCATCAATTTAGCAATAACAGAAGATCTGCTGATCAGATACGACCAATTTATTTCCCAGATGTTGATCCTCACAGTCTTCCTTCTGGTTCAAACTTCTCTATGACAGCAGgggattttcaggaaatttaTTCTGAGTGCA ATACGTGGGACTGTGTAGCAACTTGCTTTTTCATAGATACAGCACATAATGTTATTGATTATATTGATACTATATGGAAAATACTAAAGCCTGGAGGAATATGGATAAATGTAG GTCCTCTCCTTTACCATTTTGAAAACCTGGGGAATGAACTTTCCATAGAATTAAGCTACGAGGATATAAAAAATGTTATCCTGCAGTATGGATTCCATATAGAG gTGGAGAAAGAATCTGTGCTGTCAACTTACACTGTGAATGAGCTCTCCATGATGAAATACTACTATGAATGCGTGTTGTTTGTGGtgagaaaaccagaaaagtaG